In a single window of the Flavobacterium sp. W4I14 genome:
- a CDS encoding hypothetical protein (product_source=Hypo-rule applied; cleavage_site_network=SignalP-noTM; ko=KO:K21572; pfam=PF07980,PF14322; superfamily=48452) encodes MKTNFNKTRSSLLVMAMLLIILIAPSCKKALDNELDNATYDDKFWKTEADAQGAISGAYGLLRTSLYTDNAFFIWGDLPYGEFKTDDTNMQGPYVNGGLNAVYYREGGAHTWTNWYKVINVCNLVIDKTPSIPDASFAGGAKAKNYIVGEAYFLRGLCYFYMARVWGEVPLQNEPIYTAEQIKLLAQSPEEKITDQVISDATKASALMTFEGTAQYQRARANKGAALGLLAHVTAWRHEYAKTLAYTDSIINRVDTYGLETADNIRMPFKNANSKENIFVIPSSNAKKEAYFYGGIGFQTLMEPYTNSFSKPLYYINSDFLFNIYPNTADVRLDKFYGYSSSADIDLLIKYSDVGYKTPTEPYIESNLIIYRLADFYLLKAEALNALTRDTEAQTALNTVRLRANTSSSSAVGNLLKIDIMNERVRELAGEGQNFFDCVRMNRAPIWLTDARKALKGWRWPIANSILQNNNLINQAEFWKGKY; translated from the coding sequence ATGAAAACAAATTTTAATAAAACAAGAAGTAGTTTGCTGGTAATGGCCATGCTTCTAATCATACTCATAGCCCCATCCTGTAAAAAGGCTTTAGATAACGAATTGGATAACGCCACTTATGATGATAAATTCTGGAAAACTGAAGCTGATGCCCAGGGTGCCATAAGCGGGGCCTATGGACTTTTAAGAACAAGCTTATATACCGATAATGCATTCTTTATCTGGGGTGATTTACCTTATGGCGAGTTTAAAACAGACGATACGAATATGCAAGGACCCTACGTAAACGGAGGGTTAAATGCGGTTTACTATCGCGAAGGCGGTGCACACACCTGGACTAATTGGTACAAAGTAATAAACGTTTGTAATTTGGTGATCGATAAAACACCCTCAATACCTGATGCATCATTTGCCGGAGGTGCGAAAGCTAAAAATTATATTGTTGGCGAAGCCTATTTCTTACGCGGTTTGTGTTATTTCTATATGGCAAGAGTTTGGGGTGAAGTACCTTTACAAAACGAACCGATTTATACAGCGGAACAGATTAAGCTATTGGCGCAATCGCCTGAAGAAAAAATTACCGATCAGGTAATCAGTGATGCTACCAAAGCATCGGCATTAATGACTTTCGAAGGCACTGCTCAATATCAGAGAGCAAGGGCAAATAAAGGAGCAGCTTTAGGCTTATTGGCACACGTAACCGCCTGGCGTCATGAATATGCTAAAACACTTGCTTACACCGATTCGATTATCAATAGAGTTGATACTTACGGGTTGGAAACTGCAGATAATATCAGAATGCCGTTCAAAAATGCAAATTCGAAAGAAAATATTTTTGTAATTCCTTCTTCTAATGCAAAAAAAGAAGCTTATTTCTATGGAGGTATCGGTTTTCAGACTTTAATGGAACCTTATACAAATAGTTTCAGTAAGCCATTATATTACATCAATTCAGATTTCTTATTTAATATTTATCCCAATACTGCAGATGTTAGATTAGACAAATTTTACGGGTACAGCAGCAGTGCCGATATAGATCTTTTAATTAAGTACAGTGATGTTGGCTATAAAACCCCAACAGAGCCTTACATAGAGAGTAATTTGATTATATATCGTTTGGCAGATTTTTATTTGTTAAAAGCAGAAGCATTAAATGCATTAACGAGGGATACTGAGGCACAAACTGCACTGAATACTGTCAGACTAAGGGCCAATACAAGTTCAAGCAGTGCTGTAGGTAATCTTTTAAAAATTGATATTATGAACGAGCGGGTGCGCGAACTTGCTGGTGAAGGACAGAATTTTTTCGATTGTGTAAGGATGAACCGTGCACCGATTTGGTTGACTGACGCCCGCAAAGCACTTAAAGGTTGGAGATGGCCGATTGCCAATAGTATTCTTCAGAACAATAACCTCATCAACCAAGCCGAATTCTGGAAAGGTAAATACTAA
- a CDS encoding hypothetical protein (product_source=Hypo-rule applied; pfam=PF02469; superfamily=82153) encodes MKKYIFIIFAAMAVFISCKKGNGIIDGGLSNPKVNFNTYDFLKSHPKKVFDTTLMVIDKAGLKDVINGDVTFFVPNNYSINNFLNIKRDEARQIDENKKFTLDSLFKYFTPAMLRDSLGIYVFKGKISYGQLTEEGKIYHSVVAPAESFIISYTKTTGYLVDGIITNDAKLVYFIKVLGDRDIMVNGKMEDPTGDESLLDRSTVCQTSGIETTNGIVHVLSNSHPWTFKVKDF; translated from the coding sequence ATGAAAAAATACATATTTATAATTTTTGCAGCTATGGCAGTATTCATCAGCTGTAAAAAGGGCAACGGGATTATTGATGGAGGCTTAAGTAACCCAAAGGTGAATTTTAATACCTACGATTTTCTGAAATCGCATCCTAAAAAAGTTTTCGATACCACCCTGATGGTAATCGATAAGGCTGGTTTAAAGGACGTCATTAATGGAGATGTTACTTTCTTTGTTCCAAACAATTATTCAATCAATAATTTTCTGAATATAAAACGCGATGAGGCCCGTCAGATTGATGAGAACAAAAAATTTACACTGGATTCTCTATTTAAATATTTTACGCCTGCGATGCTCCGCGATTCGCTGGGTATCTACGTTTTTAAGGGTAAAATATCGTACGGACAACTTACCGAAGAAGGAAAGATCTATCATTCTGTTGTTGCTCCCGCCGAAAGTTTCATTATATCCTATACCAAAACAACAGGCTACTTAGTAGATGGGATTATAACCAACGATGCCAAACTGGTTTATTTTATAAAAGTTTTGGGCGACAGGGACATCATGGTTAATGGTAAAATGGAAGATCCAACTGGCGACGAAAGTTTATTGGATCGAAGTACTGTTTGCCAAACATCAGGTATCGAAACCACAAATGGTATTGTTCATGTATTGAGTAACTCACACCCATGGACATTTAAAGTAAAAGATTTTTAA
- a CDS encoding TonB-linked SusC/RagA family outer membrane protein (product_source=TIGR04056; cath_funfam=2.170.130.10; cleavage_site_network=SignalP-noTM; cog=COG1629; ko=KO:K21573; pfam=PF00593,PF07715,PF13715; superfamily=49464,56935; tigrfam=TIGR04056; transmembrane_helix_parts=Inside_1_8,TMhelix_9_26,Outside_27_1049) → MTKFYIRKIGFFVVFLLAATSVSAQLKITGTVRGGDDGQSLPGVSVRVKNTTTTVSTDGSGRYNITAVKDAVLIFSYVGYKLKEVQVNGRSEINVSLNPDQQSLTDVVVVGYQQVKRKNSTAALATVTSKDIENLPAASVDVLLQGKLPGVNVQNFTGQPGVSTSLMVRGNTRIMSAGEFDGDRAFSNPLYVIDGLPISEDEVEAFTQTGTNFLTSLNPNDVESIDVLKDASAAAIYGSRGANGVILIKTKRGIAGVPKVSFNTYYGIVKKPDFLETVIGAEERRRKLDLIYNYGNPTQIRNQVPIMLTDSLNPSFNNNNNWQDLFYQNGTVSNQDLAVSGGSEKFNYRVGVGHYNEKGIIKATGYERYSINANLGANFSEKFQMQTSLRLSRGLRMVGRVRPEEQGYRNAFKINPVGMPSSLFYLSDQDRADIEAPYETVRNSNADNNVSIVTKLTYNIVKNLSFNTEGAINYSSSKRDFFSPSRSEYNGRAYAYSGFSEGLKYLITNTLLYNFSINETHNINFLAGQAFESRDNQSLSVAGEGIPNDNIKVVSGVAQGDLSGGSDHSTYSKLSFFGSAHYDYKEKYLFDSYLRADASSRFGRDNRWAIFPSFSAAWVATEENFMKNISWIDLAKVRFSWGLSGDEASIGDNDRYNSFSLGGAGYNGSSAGTYDGVPVIYPNFNKLTNNNLTWEESSQTNIGLDVDLFKHRLSITADAYVRNTTGQMLKVLVPETSGFSTSLSNAAGVRNSGLEFQISGRVFKPESAFQWSPSINISFNRNIVTALPNGNRDLYSNGTIYVVGKPLNMYQMYISDGVINSLNDLLVNPYTGQVGSTKWGVLILGMPKWRDISGDYKISDNNGENDITFYGDPNPKATGGINNAFRYKNFSLSIFTTFTLGRTIVNNTLAQRLSNGLFYGNPEDLARASIGDYEKYNYWRSAGDNATFPALNPFAGLYVFRSNQTSYVEPGWYVRIKNVNLGYDFVPKSNPWMKKLSINRLKLYAMADNLVMFQKFSGIDAEAVNAQGYDFGDGYPIPKKYTLGIQVEF, encoded by the coding sequence TTATAACATTACCGCGGTGAAAGATGCTGTGTTAATTTTTAGCTATGTTGGCTATAAATTAAAAGAAGTTCAGGTCAATGGACGCAGCGAAATTAATGTTAGCCTTAATCCCGATCAACAATCACTTACCGATGTTGTGGTAGTAGGATATCAACAGGTAAAACGGAAAAACTCTACAGCTGCACTGGCAACAGTAACCAGTAAGGATATTGAGAATCTTCCGGCAGCAAGTGTTGATGTGCTTTTACAAGGTAAACTACCTGGTGTAAACGTACAAAATTTTACCGGACAACCAGGTGTGAGTACTTCGTTAATGGTACGTGGAAATACAAGGATTATGTCGGCCGGAGAATTTGACGGCGACCGTGCTTTCAGTAATCCACTTTACGTGATAGATGGTTTGCCGATCTCTGAAGACGAAGTTGAGGCCTTCACCCAAACTGGAACCAACTTTTTAACCTCTCTAAATCCAAACGATGTAGAATCAATAGATGTGTTAAAGGATGCATCGGCAGCAGCTATTTATGGATCGAGGGGTGCAAACGGAGTTATCTTGATCAAAACTAAAAGAGGGATTGCAGGCGTTCCGAAAGTAAGTTTTAACACTTATTATGGAATAGTTAAAAAACCAGATTTTTTGGAAACGGTTATCGGTGCTGAAGAAAGAAGGAGGAAGTTAGACCTGATCTATAATTATGGAAATCCAACGCAGATCAGAAACCAGGTTCCAATTATGTTAACGGACAGTTTAAATCCATCATTTAACAACAATAATAACTGGCAGGATTTATTTTATCAAAATGGAACAGTATCTAACCAGGATTTAGCCGTTTCAGGAGGAAGTGAAAAATTCAACTACCGGGTTGGTGTTGGTCATTATAATGAGAAAGGAATTATAAAAGCTACTGGTTACGAACGCTACTCAATAAATGCCAATCTAGGCGCAAACTTTAGTGAGAAATTTCAGATGCAAACCTCGCTAAGGCTAAGTAGGGGGCTAAGAATGGTTGGTAGAGTCCGACCGGAAGAGCAAGGCTACCGCAACGCTTTCAAAATTAATCCCGTTGGTATGCCTTCTTCATTATTTTATCTATCCGATCAGGATAGGGCCGATATAGAGGCACCCTATGAAACAGTACGAAACAGCAATGCGGATAATAATGTGAGTATTGTAACCAAACTCACATACAATATTGTTAAAAACCTCTCTTTTAATACCGAGGGTGCAATTAACTACAGTTCATCGAAACGCGATTTCTTCAGTCCATCCAGAAGCGAATACAACGGCAGAGCCTATGCATATTCTGGTTTTAGTGAAGGTCTAAAATATTTGATCACCAATACCCTGTTGTATAATTTTAGCATCAACGAAACCCACAATATTAATTTTCTTGCAGGCCAGGCTTTCGAGAGCCGTGATAACCAATCGTTATCTGTTGCGGGTGAAGGCATTCCGAATGATAATATAAAAGTAGTGTCAGGTGTTGCCCAAGGCGATTTGTCAGGAGGATCTGATCACTCTACCTATTCAAAACTATCTTTCTTTGGAAGTGCACATTATGATTATAAAGAAAAATATCTTTTCGATTCGTATCTGAGAGCCGATGCTTCATCAAGGTTCGGACGCGACAATAGATGGGCCATTTTTCCATCATTCTCGGCAGCTTGGGTAGCAACGGAAGAAAATTTCATGAAAAACATTTCGTGGATCGACTTGGCAAAAGTTAGATTTAGCTGGGGCTTGAGTGGTGATGAAGCCAGCATTGGCGATAACGACCGTTACAACAGCTTTTCGCTAGGTGGGGCAGGTTACAACGGTAGTAGCGCTGGAACATATGATGGCGTTCCTGTAATCTATCCGAACTTTAATAAGCTAACCAATAATAATTTAACATGGGAAGAGTCTTCTCAAACCAACATCGGCCTTGATGTAGATCTCTTTAAACACCGCTTAAGTATAACCGCTGATGCTTATGTCAGAAACACAACCGGGCAAATGTTAAAAGTATTGGTTCCCGAAACCTCGGGCTTCAGCACATCATTGAGTAATGCTGCCGGTGTTCGAAACTCGGGACTCGAATTTCAGATTTCTGGTAGGGTTTTTAAACCTGAATCTGCTTTTCAGTGGAGCCCTTCTATTAATATCTCATTCAATAGAAACATTGTTACCGCACTTCCAAACGGAAACCGCGATTTATATAGCAACGGTACCATCTATGTTGTAGGTAAGCCCTTAAATATGTACCAAATGTACATTTCCGATGGAGTAATTAATTCCTTAAACGACCTGTTGGTAAATCCATATACGGGGCAAGTTGGCAGTACTAAATGGGGAGTATTGATTTTAGGTATGCCAAAATGGAGAGACATTAGTGGAGATTACAAAATTTCTGATAATAATGGTGAAAACGATATTACTTTTTATGGTGATCCAAATCCAAAAGCTACCGGGGGTATTAACAATGCTTTCAGATATAAAAACTTCTCTCTATCCATTTTCACCACCTTTACCTTAGGTAGAACCATTGTTAACAATACCCTGGCACAAAGATTATCTAACGGATTGTTTTATGGTAATCCAGAAGATCTGGCAAGGGCATCCATCGGCGATTATGAAAAATATAATTATTGGAGATCGGCAGGTGATAATGCAACTTTCCCCGCATTAAATCCTTTTGCAGGTTTATACGTATTCAGAAGTAATCAGACCTCTTATGTAGAACCAGGCTGGTATGTAAGGATAAAAAACGTAAACCTGGGTTATGATTTTGTGCCGAAAAGTAATCCATGGATGAAAAAACTTAGCATTAACCGCCTAAAACTTTATGCCATGGCAGATAACCTGGTGATGTTCCAGAAATTCTCTGGTATTGATGCCGAAGCGGTGAATGCCCAGGGCTACGATTTTGGGGATGGATACCCTATTCCAAAAAAATACACACTAGGTATTCAGGTAGAATTTTAA
- a CDS encoding hypothetical protein (product_source=Hypo-rule applied; pfam=PF16398; superfamily=49354,55287; transmembrane_helix_parts=Inside_1_4,TMhelix_5_22,Outside_23_353), translated as MKKIYLFGGLLCLIIAAIGFNACKKVKEGFLSDYLRYSSNPLRVNAGSFYLSQGLIPDASTPPFKVTLLNVRNKATGKRAEEFFKEYEIDIWKLPYDPRTDTTLALINAKRSRVKKTPFEVAPVSGQMVFNEGSNNIPPGEYLLDIQVENPNGTKVYNSICTIILAPQVEYEYINAPYALAVEANSETAIRFAYDADWIDATIGRSTTAWLKIKRIADFPNQVVLKFKDKNGALFAPSEYKLRPSGNTYLKSLSTFAYKTTVTDTAVLYDYATSPFPALYWDTQSNGINCYYRLNANNIASIDTASAATWAPPSQLPYGTWSKRPVKLNVRFNTRINRPGKYLYEVILAATKK; from the coding sequence ATGAAAAAGATATATTTATTCGGAGGCCTACTGTGCCTTATCATTGCTGCAATAGGCTTCAATGCCTGTAAGAAAGTAAAAGAGGGCTTTTTAAGCGATTACCTGCGTTATTCTTCAAATCCTTTAAGGGTTAATGCGGGCTCATTTTACCTTTCACAGGGTTTAATCCCCGATGCATCTACCCCGCCATTTAAAGTAACCTTGCTAAATGTCCGTAACAAAGCAACAGGGAAGCGTGCAGAAGAATTTTTTAAAGAATATGAAATAGACATCTGGAAATTGCCTTACGACCCTAGAACCGATACCACACTTGCTTTAATTAATGCAAAGAGATCGAGGGTTAAAAAAACGCCTTTTGAAGTGGCACCCGTTAGTGGTCAGATGGTTTTTAACGAGGGGAGTAACAATATCCCTCCTGGAGAATATCTATTGGATATTCAGGTCGAAAACCCAAATGGCACCAAAGTTTACAATAGTATTTGTACCATAATTCTTGCTCCACAAGTTGAGTATGAATACATTAATGCACCATATGCATTAGCAGTTGAAGCCAATAGCGAAACGGCAATAAGATTTGCCTACGACGCCGATTGGATTGATGCTACAATTGGCCGTTCAACTACTGCCTGGTTAAAAATTAAGCGGATTGCCGATTTTCCAAATCAGGTGGTGCTTAAGTTTAAAGATAAAAATGGTGCCTTATTTGCACCTTCCGAATATAAGCTAAGGCCAAGCGGAAATACCTATCTTAAATCGCTAAGTACCTTTGCATATAAAACTACAGTTACGGATACTGCAGTATTGTACGATTATGCAACAAGCCCTTTTCCGGCACTTTACTGGGACACGCAAAGCAATGGTATAAATTGTTACTATAGGCTTAATGCCAACAATATTGCCTCAATAGATACGGCGAGTGCGGCAACTTGGGCACCACCTTCGCAACTGCCCTATGGTACCTGGAGCAAAAGACCAGTTAAGTTAAATGTTAGGTTTAATACCAGGATAAACAGACCTGGTAAATATCTATACGAAGTTATCTTAGCTGCAACCAAGAAATAA